A portion of the Brevundimonas pondensis genome contains these proteins:
- a CDS encoding exodeoxyribonuclease III, whose translation MRIATWNVNSVNARLPTVLAWLETANPDVVCFQEIKCVDEKFPREAFESLGYNVETHGQKTYNGVAILSKFPLSDIRRGLPGDDSDEQARYIEALIEAPAPVRVASIYLPNGNPLGTEKFPYKLAWFQRLHNHAKELLAYEEPLALCGDYNCILTPDDAAKPEDWVNDALFQPETRAALNAMKWLGLADAHDLGGEPKGTYTFWDYQAGAWQRNNGIRIDYALLSPQATDRFRGIETHREARDMDKPSDHVPVVVDLDLEA comes from the coding sequence ATGCGCATCGCCACCTGGAACGTGAACTCGGTCAACGCCCGCCTGCCCACCGTGCTGGCCTGGCTGGAAACCGCCAATCCTGACGTCGTCTGCTTCCAGGAAATCAAATGCGTGGACGAGAAATTCCCGCGCGAGGCCTTCGAGAGCCTAGGCTACAACGTCGAGACCCACGGTCAGAAGACCTATAACGGCGTCGCCATCCTGTCGAAATTCCCGCTGTCCGACATCCGGCGCGGCCTGCCCGGCGACGACAGCGACGAACAGGCCCGCTACATCGAGGCCCTGATCGAGGCCCCGGCCCCGGTGCGCGTGGCGTCGATCTATCTGCCCAACGGCAATCCGCTCGGCACAGAGAAATTTCCCTACAAGCTGGCCTGGTTCCAGCGCCTGCACAACCACGCCAAGGAACTTCTGGCCTACGAAGAACCGCTGGCCCTGTGCGGCGACTACAACTGCATCCTGACGCCCGACGACGCAGCCAAGCCCGAGGACTGGGTCAACGACGCCCTGTTCCAGCCGGAAACGCGCGCGGCCCTGAACGCCATGAAGTGGCTGGGGCTGGCGGACGCCCACGACCTGGGCGGCGAGCCCAAGGGGACCTACACCTTCTGGGACTATCAGGCCGGCGCCTGGCAGCGAAACAACGGCATCCGCATCGACTACGCCCTGCTGTCGCCGCAGGCGACCGACCGCTTCCGGGGGATCGAGACCCACCGCGAAGCCCGCGATATGGACAAGCCCAGCGACCACGTCCCCGTGGTGGTCGACCTGGACCTGGAGGCCTGA
- a CDS encoding DUF2793 domain-containing protein, translating to MSDDASARLGLPYLAAGQLQKHVTLNEALTRLDALTQTAVVSRTRAAQPATPADGALYILPAGAIGASWAGRPAGSLMRAEAGGWLEVEAPDGLLAVVLDSQEVLVRRAGTWAPLAGEPVAALQNLTRLGVNTEADAANVVAARLNKALWTALESESGGDGDLRFTFNKQGAPDVLSLLFQSGWGGRAELGLIGDDDLRLKVSADGGSWRDVFAVDRVSGRMGFMRGATRRETTVMTGNGVWTPPLWARWIEAVAVGGGGGGGRGRGRFWRSAAGRRRRRRRRRGDGLVADGGSCRRIDGGGRRRRSRRDGQRRVRRGGAGQRADDRRRDDPEGRRRQGRGDIRSGRRGRRRCGAGERRRKLVYGSQRRRRPGYGLFLRIWRRRRRRRRQRGQCRFQRWKRRRWCCGAGACDGRRRACDLRPAWSGIARAGPFLGWRRRRRRRRRQRLGRRRRRRGRRLVRRGRRRRGRSDLDARRGGRGAAGVVWLTAIG from the coding sequence ATGAGCGACGACGCCAGCGCGCGGCTGGGCCTGCCCTATCTGGCGGCCGGACAGCTGCAGAAGCATGTGACCTTGAACGAGGCGCTCACGCGTCTGGACGCCCTGACCCAGACGGCCGTGGTCAGCCGCACGAGGGCGGCGCAACCGGCCACGCCGGCTGACGGCGCCCTCTATATCCTGCCGGCTGGCGCAATCGGCGCGTCCTGGGCCGGGCGTCCGGCGGGCAGCCTGATGCGGGCCGAGGCGGGCGGATGGCTGGAGGTCGAGGCGCCCGACGGCCTGCTGGCCGTGGTGCTGGACAGCCAGGAGGTGCTGGTGCGCCGCGCCGGGACCTGGGCGCCTCTGGCGGGCGAACCGGTCGCCGCCCTGCAGAATCTGACTCGCCTCGGCGTGAACACTGAGGCGGACGCGGCCAACGTTGTCGCCGCCCGGCTGAACAAGGCCCTGTGGACCGCGCTGGAGAGCGAGAGCGGCGGCGACGGCGACCTGCGCTTCACCTTCAACAAACAGGGAGCGCCGGACGTTCTGTCCCTGCTGTTCCAGAGCGGCTGGGGCGGGCGGGCTGAACTGGGCCTGATTGGCGACGACGACCTGAGGCTCAAGGTCAGCGCTGACGGTGGGAGCTGGCGGGACGTATTCGCCGTGGATCGCGTCAGCGGGCGAATGGGGTTCATGCGTGGCGCGACACGGCGCGAGACGACCGTCATGACCGGCAATGGCGTCTGGACGCCTCCGCTCTGGGCGCGCTGGATCGAAGCGGTCGCTGTGGGCGGCGGCGGCGGCGGCGGGCGGGGCCGTGGGCGCTTCTGGCGCAGCGCGGCCGGGCGGCGGCGGCGGCGGCGCAGGCGGCGCGGTGACGGCCTTGTGGCCGACGGAGGCAGTTGTCGCCGGATTGACGGTGGCGGTCGGCGGCGGCGGAGCCGGCGGGACGGTCAGCGGCGCGTCAGGCGCGGCGGGGCTGGACAGCGTGCTGACGATCGGAGGCGTGACGATCCTGAGGGCCGAAGGCGGCAGGGGCGGGGCGACATTCGGTCTGGGCGGCGTGGGCGGCGTCGGTGCGGCGCGGGCGAACGGCGGCGGAAGCTCGTCTACGGGAGCCAACGCCGGCGGCGGCCAGGCTACGGACTGTTCCTGCGGATCTGGAGGCGGCGGCGCAGGCGGCGGCGTCAGCGCGGCCAATGTCGCTTTCAGCGGTGGAAACGGCGGAGATGGTGCTGTGGCGCTGGCGCGTGCGATGGGCGGCGCCGGGCGTGCGACCTCCGGCCTGCCTGGTCAGGTATCGCCCGCGCCGGTCCTTTCCTGGGCTGGCGGCGGCGGCGGCGGCGGCGGCGGCGGCAACGCCTCGGGCGGAGGAGGCGACGGCGCGGCCGGAGGCTTGTTCGGCGCGGGCGGCGGAGGCGGGGGCGCAGCGACCTCGACGCCCGGCGCGGGGGGCGCGGGGCGGCAGGCGTCGTCTGGCTGACGGCGATCGGGTGA
- a CDS encoding endonuclease/exonuclease/phosphatase family protein, which produces MISPLKAVVHLAALGLVAAPAAVALSALSGIGHRWTDLLAQFVAPALAATLVLTVICALLKLRPAMIAGLGVTALLILAVWPQWLPRGGALPREGAPTLTLYSANLWAWNSDVDAITRSIQESDADIVVLVELGDAPSAQLDRVLAGYPHRVLNARVDRPSGAARAAIASRYPLTAVADRADGLVSVAAVAQTPLGSVNIIGAHLTRPWPFQYQWGQINQAAALAAIRHDMTGPVIAAGDFNSVSSARIGRQIQAEAGLIPAPGWPGTWPSAAPSVVGMTIDQVWRSPDLALLDRKLGRKTGSDHRPVITRFTLAAEAP; this is translated from the coding sequence TTGATCTCTCCGTTGAAGGCCGTGGTTCACCTGGCCGCGCTCGGCCTCGTCGCCGCCCCTGCCGCCGTCGCCCTGTCGGCCCTGTCAGGGATCGGCCACCGTTGGACCGACCTGTTGGCCCAGTTCGTCGCCCCGGCCCTGGCCGCGACCCTGGTTCTGACCGTGATCTGCGCCTTGCTGAAGTTGCGCCCCGCCATGATCGCCGGCCTCGGCGTCACGGCTCTGTTGATTCTGGCTGTCTGGCCTCAGTGGCTGCCGAGGGGCGGCGCCCTGCCCCGCGAAGGCGCACCGACCCTGACCCTCTACTCCGCCAACCTGTGGGCCTGGAACAGCGACGTCGACGCCATCACCCGTTCCATTCAGGAATCCGACGCCGATATCGTGGTGCTGGTTGAACTCGGAGACGCGCCCTCGGCCCAACTGGACCGCGTGCTGGCGGGCTACCCCCACCGCGTTCTCAACGCCCGTGTGGATCGGCCCAGCGGAGCGGCCCGCGCCGCCATCGCCTCGCGCTATCCGCTGACCGCCGTCGCCGACCGGGCCGACGGCCTGGTCTCCGTGGCCGCCGTGGCCCAGACTCCGCTCGGCTCCGTCAACATCATCGGCGCCCACCTGACCCGGCCCTGGCCCTTCCAGTATCAGTGGGGACAGATCAATCAGGCTGCGGCCCTGGCCGCTATCCGTCACGACATGACCGGGCCAGTCATCGCGGCGGGCGACTTCAACAGCGTCTCCAGCGCCCGTATCGGCCGTCAGATTCAGGCCGAGGCCGGTCTGATCCCCGCCCCTGGCTGGCCCGGCACCTGGCCCTCGGCCGCCCCCTCGGTGGTCGGCATGACCATCGACCAGGTCTGGCGCTCGCCCGATCTGGCCCTGCTGGATCGCAAGCTGGGCCGCAAGACCGGCTCGGACCACCGCCCGGTCATCACCCGGTTCACGCTGGCGGCAGAAGCGCCCTGA
- a CDS encoding NUDIX hydrolase: MSCDSLKKRLIARLDPVASWTPERTAIRSDYDLNPGTARPPRELRPAAVLVPIIMHDDGPTVLMTRRSDSLASHTGQIAFPGGRLDPGETAGQAALREAFEEVALDPGAVELLGLGDPYETGTGFLVTPVVGWLTKPPQVTPSPAEVAEVFEAPWDFLMDPINHRRDYYDPEEGPRRWFWAMPYRERYIWGATAGILKGLFGRLYGDEAEPLSAAAEDAA; encoded by the coding sequence ATGAGCTGCGACAGCTTGAAGAAGCGGTTGATCGCGCGGCTGGACCCGGTGGCGTCGTGGACGCCTGAACGCACCGCGATCCGCTCTGATTACGATCTGAACCCCGGAACCGCGCGGCCGCCGCGCGAACTGCGGCCCGCCGCCGTTCTGGTGCCGATCATCATGCATGACGACGGCCCGACGGTGCTGATGACGCGGCGCTCGGACAGTCTGGCCAGCCATACCGGCCAGATCGCCTTTCCCGGCGGCCGTCTGGACCCCGGCGAGACGGCGGGGCAGGCGGCGCTGCGCGAAGCCTTTGAGGAGGTGGCGCTGGACCCTGGCGCGGTCGAACTGCTGGGGCTGGGAGACCCCTACGAGACGGGGACCGGGTTTCTGGTGACGCCGGTGGTTGGCTGGCTGACGAAGCCGCCGCAAGTCACCCCTTCGCCTGCTGAGGTGGCTGAGGTGTTCGAGGCGCCCTGGGACTTCCTGATGGACCCGATCAATCACCGTCGGGACTATTATGATCCCGAGGAGGGGCCGCGTCGCTGGTTCTGGGCCATGCCCTATCGCGAGCGTTATATCTGGGGGGCGACGGCGGGCATCCTGAAGGGCCTGTTCGGGCGGCTCTATGGCGACGAGGCCGAGCCCCTGTCGGCGGCGGCCGAGGACGCCGCGTGA
- a CDS encoding flagellin — protein sequence MTNSVLTNASALIALQNLNSTNQKLAMTQNRVNTGLKVQGAKDNAATWAIAQSQRADTGALEAVKTSMNRATSLADVSLAAGAQISDLLIELRQKATSAADPSASTATRKAYDDEFQALLISLQSYANNATFDGENILDGTSTTALDFLANVNASETITVNRQDMTRAGLGLATTNFTAPATAFNLLTPDNATNALNQVIAALDTASANLAELGAQAKQVEKHNIFVGKLMDSLETGIGNLVDADMAKESARLQALQVQQQLGAQALSIANQAPQIILSLFKG from the coding sequence ATGACCAACAGCGTTCTCACCAATGCCTCGGCGCTGATCGCGCTCCAGAACCTCAATTCGACCAATCAGAAGCTGGCGATGACCCAGAACCGGGTCAATACCGGCCTCAAGGTTCAGGGGGCCAAGGACAACGCCGCCACCTGGGCTATCGCTCAGAGCCAGCGCGCCGACACCGGTGCTCTGGAAGCCGTCAAGACCAGCATGAACCGCGCGACGTCGCTCGCTGACGTGTCGTTGGCTGCGGGCGCCCAGATTTCAGATCTTCTGATTGAGCTTCGTCAGAAAGCGACCTCGGCGGCTGATCCTTCGGCCTCCACCGCGACGCGCAAGGCTTATGACGACGAGTTTCAGGCCCTGCTGATCTCGCTGCAATCCTATGCGAACAACGCAACCTTCGACGGCGAGAATATCCTGGACGGCACCAGCACGACGGCGCTGGATTTTCTGGCCAATGTGAACGCCAGCGAGACCATCACCGTGAACCGTCAGGACATGACCCGCGCGGGCCTGGGCCTGGCCACGACGAACTTCACGGCGCCGGCCACGGCTTTCAATCTTCTGACGCCGGACAACGCCACCAACGCCCTGAATCAGGTCATCGCGGCTCTGGACACGGCCAGCGCGAACCTGGCTGAGCTGGGCGCCCAGGCCAAGCAGGTCGAAAAGCACAATATCTTTGTCGGCAAGCTGATGGACTCGCTGGAAACCGGCATCGGCAACCTGGTGGATGCTGACATGGCCAAGGAAAGCGCGCGCCTCCAGGCGCTGCAGGTTCAGCAGCAACTGGGCGCTCAGGCTCTGTCGATCGCCAACCAGGCGCCGCAGATCATCCTGTCGCTGTTCAAGGGCTGA
- a CDS encoding M15 family metallopeptidase: MSFRLSQRSRARLQGVHPDLIVVVEAAIRRTEVDFMVTEGLRDPVRQAALVRAGASRTLNSRHLTGHAVDVAALVEGRVRWDWPLYGRIAEAFKASARELRIPLTWGGEWSRLRDGPHFELDRKVYP, encoded by the coding sequence ATGAGTTTTCGCCTGTCGCAACGTTCGAGGGCTCGGCTGCAAGGCGTCCATCCCGACCTGATCGTCGTGGTCGAGGCTGCGATCCGTCGGACCGAGGTGGACTTCATGGTCACCGAGGGTTTGCGCGACCCCGTCCGCCAGGCGGCGCTGGTTCGGGCCGGGGCAAGCCGTACGTTGAACTCACGTCATCTCACCGGCCACGCTGTCGATGTGGCGGCTCTGGTCGAGGGGCGGGTGCGCTGGGACTGGCCGCTGTACGGGCGGATCGCGGAGGCCTTCAAGGCGTCGGCGCGCGAGCTGCGGATCCCGCTGACCTGGGGCGGGGAGTGGTCGCGGCTGCGGGACGGGCCGCATTTCGAGCTTGATCGCAAGGTCTATCCATGA
- a CDS encoding enoyl-CoA hydratase, whose translation MSEHIKIDLDGGVLTVAFDRADKKNAITQAMYAALADATEKAKVDDAVRVVLFRSEGDSFSAGNDIADFIALGSQTSGDLVEMGVFRFLKALADLDKPAVAAVRGRAVGIGLTLLLHCDMVVVAEDALLSVPFVNLALAPEAASSLLLPATIGHQRAFELFALGEAIDGRTALAWGLANRAVTADQVEATARQLADKLAARAPNSIRKTKALMRDAETLWSLMQREAHAFGSQMRSPEAMEAFMAFSQKRAPDFTKAG comes from the coding sequence ATGAGCGAACACATCAAGATCGATCTGGACGGCGGCGTCCTGACCGTCGCCTTTGATCGGGCGGACAAGAAGAACGCCATCACCCAGGCCATGTATGCGGCCCTGGCCGACGCCACCGAAAAGGCGAAGGTCGATGACGCAGTGCGCGTGGTCCTGTTCCGCAGCGAGGGCGACTCGTTTTCGGCGGGCAACGACATCGCTGACTTCATCGCCCTGGGCTCGCAGACGAGCGGCGATCTGGTCGAGATGGGGGTGTTTCGCTTCCTCAAGGCCCTGGCGGATCTGGACAAGCCCGCCGTGGCGGCGGTGCGCGGTCGCGCTGTGGGCATCGGCCTGACCTTGCTGCTGCATTGCGACATGGTGGTGGTGGCCGAGGACGCCCTGCTGTCGGTTCCCTTCGTCAACCTGGCCTTGGCGCCGGAAGCGGCGTCGTCCCTGTTGCTGCCGGCCACGATCGGTCATCAGCGGGCCTTTGAGCTGTTCGCCCTGGGCGAAGCCATAGACGGCAGGACCGCCCTGGCCTGGGGTCTGGCCAACCGGGCGGTGACGGCCGATCAGGTCGAGGCGACCGCGCGTCAGCTGGCCGACAAGCTGGCGGCCCGCGCGCCCAACTCGATCCGCAAGACCAAGGCTCTGATGCGCGACGCCGAGACCCTGTGGAGCCTGATGCAACGCGAGGCCCACGCCTTCGGCTCGCAAATGCGCAGCCCTGAAGCCATGGAGGCCTTCATGGCCTTCAGCCAGAAACGCGCCCCGGATTTCACCAAAGCGGGCTGA
- a CDS encoding flagellin: protein MANSINTNAGALIALQNLNATSRDLSVTQNRVNTGMKVSSAKDNGAIFAIATGQRAEMGALDAVKQSIQRGQSVVDVALAAGDVITKALEEQKSLAVAIQSSVAGSAQETAYLADFNALGNEITKALGGANFDGVNLFSAGSATNNLVVQTGTAAGDTFTVHAVAGTATTVATATGSIARAGATAAAVDTAISGFAAKLGSLGTNSKSLERQLTFTSKIQDAVEVGIGNLVDADLAKESAKLTALQTKQQLGVQALSIANQSSSVLLGLFR, encoded by the coding sequence ATGGCTAACAGCATCAATACGAACGCTGGCGCCCTCATCGCGCTGCAAAACCTCAACGCGACCAGCCGTGACCTCTCGGTCACGCAAAACCGCGTGAACACGGGCATGAAAGTGTCCTCGGCCAAGGACAATGGCGCCATCTTCGCCATCGCCACCGGCCAACGCGCCGAAATGGGCGCTCTGGACGCCGTCAAGCAATCCATCCAGCGCGGTCAGTCGGTCGTCGACGTCGCCCTGGCTGCCGGTGATGTGATCACCAAGGCCCTGGAAGAACAAAAGTCGCTGGCCGTCGCCATCCAGTCGTCCGTCGCCGGTTCGGCTCAGGAAACCGCCTACCTGGCTGACTTCAATGCTCTGGGCAACGAAATCACCAAGGCTCTGGGCGGCGCCAACTTCGACGGCGTCAACCTGTTCTCGGCTGGTTCGGCGACCAACAACCTGGTCGTTCAGACGGGCACCGCCGCTGGCGATACCTTCACCGTCCACGCTGTGGCCGGCACCGCCACGACCGTCGCCACCGCCACGGGCTCGATCGCTCGCGCCGGCGCCACGGCCGCTGCTGTCGACACCGCGATCAGCGGTTTCGCCGCCAAGCTGGGCTCGCTCGGCACCAACTCCAAGTCGCTGGAGCGCCAACTGACCTTCACGTCCAAGATCCAGGACGCGGTGGAGGTGGGTATCGGCAACCTGGTGGATGCTGACCTGGCCAAGGAAAGCGCGAAGCTGACCGCCCTGCAGACCAAGCAACAGCTGGGCGTGCAGGCGCTGTCGATCGCGAACCAGTCGAGCTCGGTTCTGCTCGGCCTGTTCCGCTAA
- a CDS encoding GNAT family N-acetyltransferase: MNAVVAPTAVETVTPVRILQERSGDAAAVDALVLAAFGPGRFAKTAERLREAAHLAAGFCAYEGERLIGSVRLWSITVGEARSVFLGPVAVDAASRRGGLGAELVQACIDEAKTMALDGVLLVGDPPYFSRFGFLPAPEAVLSGPVDRRRVMWLPITEVAPVGLVRSVA, from the coding sequence ATGAACGCTGTCGTCGCCCCAACTGCTGTCGAAACCGTAACACCGGTCCGCATTCTGCAAGAGCGATCGGGCGATGCGGCGGCCGTCGACGCCCTGGTTCTGGCGGCCTTTGGTCCTGGCCGGTTCGCCAAGACGGCGGAGCGTCTGCGCGAAGCGGCGCACCTGGCGGCGGGCTTTTGCGCCTATGAGGGCGAGCGGCTGATCGGCTCGGTGCGGCTGTGGTCGATCACCGTGGGCGAGGCGCGCTCTGTGTTTCTGGGGCCGGTCGCTGTGGACGCCGCCAGCCGGCGTGGCGGCCTGGGCGCGGAACTGGTGCAGGCCTGCATCGACGAAGCGAAGACGATGGCGCTGGACGGGGTCCTTTTGGTCGGCGACCCGCCCTATTTCTCGCGCTTCGGTTTTCTGCCCGCGCCGGAGGCTGTCCTGTCGGGGCCGGTGGACCGTCGCCGGGTGATGTGGTTGCCGATCACCGAGGTTGCTCCGGTTGGTCTGGTCCGTTCCGTCGCCTGA
- a CDS encoding MBL fold metallo-hydrolase, with protein MADGVAGSDSRVERGLTYPSGPPPEPGQAIKVAPGVLWMRLPLPLSLNHINVYALADGEGWTLVDTGLKTGASQAGWDAALAGPLAGKTIKRVICTHMHPDHIGLAGWLCARFNAPLLMSRLEYVTGRMLLVDTGRPAPDEGAVFYRAAGWNDEQIARWRTGYGGFGKAVAAMPSAYLRLAENDVMRVGDDDWRVVIGEGHSPEHVCLWRERDGVFLAGDQILPRISSNVSVWPTEPEGDPLGEWLRSLAALKTRLPEDLFVLPSHGEPFYGVTTRLEALIRGHETALKRLERTLKAPCRAVDVFSALFARPVGDEVLSMATGEAIAHLNYLAREGRARRNRDEAGVDWWTLTEASQ; from the coding sequence TTGGCCGACGGCGTCGCAGGATCAGACAGTCGCGTGGAGCGCGGCCTGACCTATCCGTCGGGACCGCCGCCTGAGCCGGGTCAGGCGATCAAGGTCGCGCCTGGCGTGCTGTGGATGCGCCTGCCCCTGCCGCTGAGCCTGAACCACATCAACGTCTACGCCCTGGCGGACGGCGAGGGCTGGACCCTGGTGGACACCGGGCTGAAAACTGGCGCGTCCCAAGCAGGTTGGGATGCTGCACTGGCCGGGCCGCTGGCCGGAAAGACGATCAAGCGCGTCATCTGCACCCATATGCACCCGGATCATATCGGGTTGGCGGGCTGGTTGTGCGCGCGGTTCAATGCACCGCTGCTGATGTCGCGGCTGGAATATGTGACAGGGCGGATGCTGCTGGTCGATACGGGGCGGCCGGCCCCGGACGAGGGCGCGGTCTTCTATCGCGCCGCCGGCTGGAATGATGAACAGATCGCGCGTTGGCGCACGGGTTACGGCGGTTTCGGCAAGGCGGTGGCGGCCATGCCCTCGGCCTATCTGCGTCTGGCGGAAAACGATGTGATGCGCGTCGGCGACGACGACTGGCGGGTCGTGATCGGGGAAGGCCACAGTCCGGAGCATGTCTGCCTTTGGCGCGAACGTGACGGGGTCTTTCTGGCGGGGGACCAGATCTTGCCGCGCATTTCCTCGAACGTCTCGGTCTGGCCGACCGAACCGGAGGGCGATCCCCTGGGGGAGTGGCTGCGGTCGCTGGCCGCGCTGAAGACGCGCCTGCCGGAAGACCTGTTCGTCCTGCCGTCGCACGGCGAGCCCTTCTATGGCGTCACGACGCGTCTGGAGGCCCTGATCCGGGGGCATGAGACCGCGCTGAAACGGTTGGAGCGAACGCTGAAGGCGCCGTGCCGGGCCGTCGATGTCTTTTCGGCCCTGTTCGCGCGCCCGGTGGGCGACGAGGTGCTGAGCATGGCGACGGGCGAGGCGATCGCTCATCTGAACTATCTGGCCCGCGAGGGGCGGGCCCGGCGCAACCGCGATGAGGCGGGCGTCGATTGGTGGACACTGACGGAGGCGAGCCAATGA
- a CDS encoding CCA tRNA nucleotidyltransferase: MSHRLQGQAWLTAPATRAVMAALAAAGGPDCARFVGGCVRNALIGAPIDDIDIATTLTPDVVVAALKAAGLRSVPTGIEHGTVTAISERQPFEITTLRRDVSTDGRRATVAFTTDWAEDAGRRDFRLNALYADADGVILDPTEQGYDDALAGRIVFVGEPEGRIREDYLRILRFYRFYAWYGRGAPDAAAVAACAALAEGVEQLSAERVSKELLKLLSAPDPRPAVRLMDEASVLERVLGQPADLTRFEVMTELSGDAVLRLSALLPDEPARVAEISRALRLSNAQRDRLVEAVSGEATTGLTDPQARTAIYRDGRQAFEDRVMRAWAAGGDAEAARRLLALAEGWSRPALPVGGRDLARLGLKPGPETGRVLQAFEAGWIVDDFPDHGHEDRLRALLPPA; encoded by the coding sequence GTGAGCCATCGGCTGCAGGGGCAGGCCTGGCTGACGGCCCCGGCGACGCGGGCGGTCATGGCGGCGCTGGCGGCGGCGGGCGGACCGGATTGCGCGCGCTTCGTCGGCGGCTGCGTGCGCAACGCCCTCATCGGCGCGCCCATCGACGACATCGACATCGCCACGACCCTGACGCCCGATGTGGTGGTCGCGGCCTTGAAGGCGGCGGGCTTGCGCTCGGTTCCGACTGGGATCGAGCACGGCACGGTGACGGCGATCTCCGAGCGCCAGCCGTTTGAGATCACTACGCTGCGCCGCGACGTCTCGACCGACGGACGGCGGGCCACGGTGGCGTTCACGACCGACTGGGCCGAGGATGCGGGACGGCGCGATTTTCGCCTGAACGCCCTGTACGCCGACGCGGACGGCGTCATCCTGGACCCGACGGAGCAGGGCTACGACGACGCCCTGGCGGGACGGATCGTCTTTGTCGGCGAGCCTGAGGGACGCATCCGCGAGGACTATCTGCGCATCCTGCGCTTCTATCGCTTCTACGCTTGGTACGGACGCGGCGCGCCGGATGCGGCGGCGGTGGCGGCCTGTGCGGCCCTGGCCGAGGGCGTCGAGCAGTTGTCGGCTGAGCGGGTGTCCAAGGAACTGCTCAAACTGCTGTCCGCGCCCGATCCGCGTCCGGCGGTGCGGCTGATGGATGAGGCGAGCGTGCTGGAACGCGTGCTGGGACAGCCCGCAGACCTGACGCGGTTTGAGGTGATGACGGAGCTGAGCGGGGATGCGGTGCTGCGGTTGTCGGCCCTGCTGCCTGATGAGCCGGCGCGGGTGGCCGAGATCTCGCGCGCCTTGCGACTATCCAACGCCCAGCGCGACAGGCTGGTTGAAGCGGTCAGCGGTGAAGCGACGACGGGGCTGACGGACCCGCAGGCCCGCACGGCGATCTATCGCGACGGGCGACAGGCGTTCGAGGATCGCGTCATGCGGGCCTGGGCGGCGGGCGGCGACGCCGAAGCGGCGCGGCGGCTGCTGGCCCTGGCGGAGGGCTGGTCACGGCCTGCGTTGCCGGTCGGCGGGCGTGACCTGGCGCGGTTGGGCCTGAAGCCCGGGCCGGAGACGGGACGGGTGCTGCAGGCCTTCGAGGCCGGCTGGATCGTCGACGACTTCCCCGACCACGGCCATGAAGACCGGCTCAGGGCGCTTCTGCCGCCAGCGTGA
- a CDS encoding DUF1285 domain-containing protein → MTNPATSSGLSGVAEAARQTPGRGLPPVHLWHPEHCGDIDILIRADGVWMHEGSPIGRAELVRLFSTVLRKDPDGYHLVTPVEKLKIQVEDLPFRAVAVQSVDGVLNFTTDMGDVVEAGVDHPIEVETDAVTGEPSPRVHVRADLWARIVRPVFYELVERAGAADGRLVVRSGDEAFSLGGLE, encoded by the coding sequence ATGACGAACCCAGCGACATCGTCGGGCCTGTCCGGCGTGGCCGAAGCCGCGCGGCAAACGCCGGGGCGCGGCCTGCCGCCGGTGCATCTGTGGCATCCCGAACATTGCGGCGACATCGACATCCTGATCCGCGCCGACGGGGTGTGGATGCATGAAGGCTCGCCCATCGGCCGGGCCGAGCTGGTGCGCCTGTTCTCGACGGTGCTGCGCAAGGACCCGGACGGCTATCATCTGGTCACGCCTGTCGAGAAGCTGAAGATCCAGGTCGAGGATCTGCCGTTCCGGGCCGTGGCCGTGCAGTCGGTGGATGGGGTTCTGAACTTCACAACCGACATGGGCGATGTGGTCGAGGCTGGGGTGGATCATCCCATCGAGGTCGAGACGGACGCCGTGACCGGCGAACCGTCCCCGCGCGTCCATGTGCGGGCTGACCTGTGGGCGCGGATCGTGCGGCCGGTCTTCTATGAGCTGGTCGAGCGGGCCGGTGCGGCGGATGGACGACTGGTGGTGCGGTCCGGCGATGAGGCTTTCTCTCTGGGAGGGCTGGAATGA